In Myxococcus virescens, a single genomic region encodes these proteins:
- a CDS encoding NADH-quinone oxidoreductase subunit C: MDRVSAQLPEAVADRYVDRTGGAWAVIHADSLPKVAAFLKNDPELEFKLFGSIDAVDRLHLAENDPRFEVVYFLYSLKRHEHVRLKVRVSEANPVVPTLVPLFRGANWWERLTFDFYGIRFDGHPDLRRILLYDEFEGHPLRKDYALRDRQPLIPERPIKDIFRGPGTSGLS; this comes from the coding sequence TTGGACAGGGTCTCCGCCCAGCTCCCAGAGGCGGTGGCGGATCGCTACGTGGATCGGACCGGAGGCGCCTGGGCCGTCATCCATGCAGACTCGCTCCCGAAGGTCGCCGCGTTCTTGAAGAACGACCCGGAGCTGGAGTTCAAGCTGTTCGGCTCCATCGACGCCGTGGATCGGCTGCACCTGGCGGAGAACGACCCTCGCTTCGAGGTCGTCTACTTCCTCTACTCCCTCAAGCGGCACGAGCACGTGCGGCTCAAGGTGCGGGTGAGCGAAGCCAACCCGGTGGTGCCCACCCTGGTGCCGCTCTTCCGCGGCGCCAACTGGTGGGAGCGGCTGACCTTCGACTTCTACGGCATCCGCTTCGACGGGCACCCGGACCTGCGCCGCATCCTCCTCTACGACGAGTTCGAGGGGCACCCCCTGCGCAAGGACTACGCGCTGCGTGACCGGCAGCCGCTCATCCCCGAGCGCCCCATCAAGGACATCTTCCGCGGTCCCGGCACCAGCGGGCTCTCCTGA
- the nuoD gene encoding NADH dehydrogenase (quinone) subunit D: MADTLKPEAPNPDTDAYAHESELDAHLQTKRMVINMGPSHPATHGTVRLKVELEGETIVKIDPEIGFLHRGFQKSCENVTWTQCLPYTDRLNYLSAMMNNFGFLNAVEKLIGLEIPERAQYIRVIGSELHRLTDHLTCVGATGLEMGGFAPFLLAMEFRELLHDRTAELTGARLTTSFGRVGGSNRDLPEGWIPRVHKTLDQGLALLDEMEGLLTNNRIFVDRTKGTGVISAEDAIEFGYTGPALRACGVDYDIRKTKPYWVYDRFDFDIPVGEHGDNYDRYLVRLEEMRQSIRILRQAMDTIPAGPIIVDDWRIALPPKPEVYGTIEGVMSHFKLVMEGIQVPAGEVYDATEASNGELGWYLVSDGRGRPYKVHVRAPGFPVLAAVPHIIEGKMLADLIPTFDTINMIGGEVEQ; encoded by the coding sequence ATGGCTGACACCCTCAAGCCCGAAGCGCCGAACCCCGACACCGACGCGTACGCCCACGAGTCGGAGCTGGACGCCCACCTCCAGACCAAGCGGATGGTCATCAACATGGGCCCCTCCCACCCGGCCACGCACGGCACCGTGCGGCTGAAGGTGGAGCTCGAGGGTGAGACGATCGTCAAGATCGACCCTGAGATCGGCTTCCTGCACCGCGGCTTCCAGAAGAGCTGCGAGAACGTCACGTGGACGCAGTGCCTGCCCTACACGGACCGGCTCAACTACCTGTCCGCGATGATGAACAACTTCGGGTTCCTCAACGCCGTGGAGAAGCTCATCGGCCTGGAGATTCCCGAGCGCGCCCAGTACATCCGCGTCATCGGCTCCGAGCTCCACCGCCTGACGGACCACCTGACGTGCGTGGGCGCCACCGGCCTGGAGATGGGCGGCTTCGCGCCGTTCCTCCTCGCCATGGAGTTCCGCGAGCTGCTCCATGACCGCACCGCCGAGCTGACGGGCGCGCGCCTCACCACCAGCTTCGGCCGCGTGGGTGGCAGCAACCGCGACCTGCCCGAGGGCTGGATTCCCCGCGTCCACAAGACGCTGGACCAGGGCCTGGCGCTGCTCGACGAGATGGAAGGCCTGCTGACGAACAACCGCATCTTCGTGGACCGCACGAAGGGCACGGGTGTCATCAGCGCCGAGGACGCCATCGAGTTCGGCTACACCGGCCCCGCCCTGCGCGCGTGCGGCGTGGACTACGACATCCGCAAGACGAAGCCCTACTGGGTTTACGACCGGTTCGACTTCGACATCCCGGTGGGCGAGCACGGCGACAACTACGACCGCTACCTGGTCCGGCTCGAGGAGATGCGTCAGTCCATCCGCATCCTGCGCCAGGCCATGGACACCATCCCCGCGGGCCCCATCATCGTGGATGACTGGCGCATCGCGCTGCCGCCCAAGCCCGAGGTCTACGGCACCATCGAAGGCGTGATGTCGCACTTCAAGCTGGTGATGGAGGGCATCCAGGTGCCCGCCGGCGAGGTGTACGACGCCACCGAGGCCTCCAACGGCGAGCTGGGCTGGTACCTGGTGAGCGACGGCCGCGGCCGTCCCTACAAGGTCCACGTTCGCGCCCCGGGCTTCCCGGTGCTCGCGGCCGTCCCCCACATCATCGAAGGCAAGATGCTGGCGGACCTCATCCCTACGTTTGACACCATCAACATGATCGGCGGCGAGGTCGAGCAGTGA
- a CDS encoding 2Fe-2S iron-sulfur cluster-binding protein translates to MSDNDTKKPTGDAQPPPKGAPTDTPAAKIGSEPSNPPAGAKLDNPPAAASGPTGTPPPKPPAGPPPKPAPKNPGFITATIDGKEVVVKPGTNMIEAAKAVGSDIPYYCYHPRLSIAANCRICLIEASNAPKMVPACQTPMAEGQVVKTTTPKVKEQQRAVMEFLLLNHPVDCSICDQAGECKLQDYYMKYDYRPSRLEGSKALKNKRKVLGPRVVIDQERCIMCTRCVRVMNEVAKEPQLGVFGRGSHERIDVFPGSELNSNYSLNTVDVCPVGALLSRDFRFKARAWFLSATPSVCTGCSRGCTTYVDWMSQDSYRYRPRENEAINKSWMCDEGRLTYKYLNLGRVLQAQVGRRANRAGEAVPVTTRKEAVQAAAKALRSVQGSKQLAVLASPLASNEDLLAGLNFAKSTLGVSTVYVGGRPSGPADHFLMTADKNPNRKGLELIAKGLGLKLENFDALTTALKAGTVKALYAIGTEVPGNVDAFAEAAGQLDVFVAQAFTESAITAQATVLLPASVPVEDEGSFVQQDGIIQRFRKAYPPKGDVVPGWEWVRELTRELGGESTWKRAVDVWRELAGKVAEFAEFNWEKASPADREKPGINPLPAGADGRPAGYREFGTPRVRGI, encoded by the coding sequence GTGAGCGACAACGACACGAAGAAGCCCACCGGTGATGCGCAGCCGCCTCCGAAGGGGGCGCCCACGGACACGCCCGCGGCCAAGATTGGCTCGGAGCCGTCCAACCCGCCCGCCGGCGCGAAGCTGGACAACCCGCCCGCCGCCGCCAGCGGCCCCACGGGGACGCCACCGCCCAAGCCGCCCGCCGGCCCGCCGCCCAAGCCGGCGCCGAAGAACCCGGGGTTCATCACCGCCACCATCGACGGCAAGGAAGTCGTGGTGAAGCCGGGGACGAACATGATCGAGGCGGCCAAGGCGGTCGGCTCGGACATCCCCTACTACTGCTACCACCCGCGCCTCTCCATCGCGGCCAACTGCCGCATCTGCCTCATCGAGGCGTCCAACGCGCCCAAGATGGTGCCCGCGTGCCAGACGCCCATGGCCGAAGGCCAGGTCGTCAAGACGACCACGCCCAAGGTGAAGGAGCAGCAGCGCGCGGTGATGGAGTTCCTGCTGCTGAACCACCCGGTCGACTGCTCCATCTGCGACCAGGCCGGTGAGTGCAAGCTGCAGGACTACTACATGAAGTACGACTACCGGCCCTCGCGCCTGGAGGGCTCCAAGGCCCTCAAGAACAAGCGCAAGGTGCTGGGGCCCCGTGTCGTCATTGACCAGGAGCGCTGCATCATGTGCACCCGCTGCGTGCGCGTGATGAACGAGGTGGCCAAGGAGCCGCAGCTGGGCGTGTTCGGCCGCGGCAGCCACGAGCGCATCGACGTGTTCCCGGGCAGCGAGCTGAACAGCAACTACTCGCTCAACACCGTGGACGTGTGCCCGGTGGGCGCGCTGCTCAGCCGCGACTTCCGCTTCAAGGCGCGCGCGTGGTTCCTGTCCGCCACCCCGTCGGTGTGCACCGGCTGCTCGCGCGGCTGCACCACCTACGTGGACTGGATGTCGCAGGACTCGTACCGCTACCGCCCGCGGGAGAACGAGGCCATCAACAAGAGCTGGATGTGCGACGAGGGCCGGCTCACCTACAAGTACCTGAACCTGGGCCGCGTGCTCCAGGCGCAGGTGGGCCGCCGCGCCAACCGCGCCGGTGAGGCGGTGCCCGTCACCACGCGCAAGGAAGCGGTCCAGGCCGCGGCCAAGGCGCTGCGCTCGGTGCAGGGCAGCAAGCAGCTGGCGGTGCTGGCCTCGCCCCTGGCCTCCAACGAGGACCTGCTGGCCGGGCTGAACTTCGCCAAGAGCACGCTGGGCGTGTCCACCGTGTACGTGGGCGGCCGTCCTTCGGGCCCCGCCGACCACTTCCTGATGACGGCGGACAAGAACCCCAACCGCAAGGGCCTGGAGCTCATCGCGAAGGGGCTGGGCCTCAAGCTGGAGAACTTCGACGCGCTCACCACCGCGCTGAAGGCGGGAACGGTGAAGGCGCTCTACGCCATCGGCACCGAGGTGCCGGGCAACGTGGACGCCTTCGCGGAGGCCGCGGGTCAGCTGGACGTGTTCGTGGCGCAGGCCTTCACCGAGTCCGCCATCACCGCGCAGGCCACGGTGCTGCTGCCGGCCTCCGTCCCCGTCGAGGACGAGGGCTCGTTCGTGCAGCAGGACGGCATCATCCAGCGCTTCCGCAAGGCGTACCCGCCCAAGGGCGACGTCGTCCCGGGCTGGGAGTGGGTCAGGGAGCTGACGCGCGAGCTGGGTGGCGAGTCCACCTGGAAGCGCGCGGTCGACGTGTGGCGCGAGCTGGCTGGCAAGGTGGCCGAGTTCGCGGAGTTCAACTGGGAGAAGGCGTCTCCGGCGGACCGGGAGAAGCCGGGCATCAATCCGCTGCCGGCAGGTGCCGACGGTCGCCCCGCGGGGTACCGTGAGTTCGGCACGCCTCGGGTGAGGGGTATCTAG